The sequence aacgtaaaaaaaaattttatgcaataaaaactgaaaactgaatgaaatttctaaaaattgacTGATTCaaccgaataaaaaaaaacattttcctgCATTTCTGAGTCAATAAATGTGATTTGATTTTCCACTTTGACGATTCGTTATTCCACTCTGACGTAACTCCGATATGATTCGCCCAAAACCGCGCACACCACACGGGGCCATGATTTGTGATAAAAATTCGACGTAACAGATGAGTGATGAAGtgcctttttttctctcgtgttTCTGCCTCTCCACATGTCGTTCCccccagaaaaaaatgttacatATCATCCCCCAAAAGGAGAGAAACACCGACACAAAGAAAAACATCTGTTGACATTGTTCCCAGGGGTTCGTAAAAATGtcgaaagagaaataaaaatcaagtcAAAACTCTCCAAAAGGCCgacgttttttaaaaaacaaaaaagattTTCATATGCGACCGAATTTTTTCGACAATTTGTGAGAACCACACGTGAAAAACATCCCCCTAATTGACGTGAAAATTATATAATTCAAGTGATAAGATCGGCAATAAATTCTCAAGTCGATACCGCAGCCAGAAATATTCGCTAAAAAATATTAGCGAAAAATATAGAAGATAATTTCTTAAGATCCATCCATTTATATCCTATCGTTGTGATTTACGTGAATGGCTTTGGCCCAGCGCCTTCTCCACGATAACTCGATAATCCCACGTCTGATCGAGAGGACtacgaatatatattttcaattcaattttgccATCCTCCCCCATACATTCACCCCCGAATCATATTCAATAGGGATAAAATATCCAGCTCTAGATGATCCCCTGTCTACTCAGGatcgttttaaaaaattaatgtaacACGATATTATCTAAAACCAGAAAATAGTTCATTGGATTTGCAACGGTGTCGAGAGAATGCGCCCTTTAAGGGAGCACAGGGAGCGGAAGAGAAACGTTGACGGGATGTAAGTGCCTTTGCGTCTCTCGGCTTCTACCGTAAACGGTTTCTCTCGCCGAAGATGACATTCAAATTGGGTTATgcaaaattgattttacatgGAATAAGTCTTGCTCGTTGCTGTCTACTAGACGTATCGATTGATGGTGGAGATGAAAATATCATTCTGGTGGGAGAGGGAtaaaaatgagtaaaaaatataccgcaggataaaaaattataatacgaATTTTTACGAAGAgataaattcaacaaaaatcacaattttgtATTCTGCggcattttaataatttattaaaaatcgttTCGACTTAATAGTTGAAGCGTTAACTATTAATGTGAATAAATTGATAGATGACATATTTATTAGAAACTgatcatttaaatttttgaatttaaaaagtaaaatttcgtATTGAAAAACGCAAAAACGACGCAAATTGCAAAAATTTATATCTCACCTTCGGGACAGacgatttcaataaaaaagtgATCGTTTTGCAGCTGTTTTGTTAAACTAAttaacataaaaatttaaacaaaagtGTAATAAATCTGGTACGCGATAACAACcttgaagaagaaaaagttCACTGTCCTCGTTTGACAGTTCAATACGGAAATGGGCGAGGGCATTTGCCATGTTACAATATTACTCAACAATGATTAAAAACGCCAACTGAAAAAATATACCTCTCGCATAAAAGAAGTATTGAGGTTAATTAACGTTTACTCTGCAAGCCTCATctcaattgaattatattaCAGCACCCAAGAGAATAATAGCGTTACAACGACCTTGTTTTCGCCCGGCAATGCCCCTAGAAGCGTGTAATTAGGGGCAAAAGAGAGGGTGCGAGGGGATCGTTTAAGGGTGAAAGAGAGGTGAACTGCAATTTGTTGaatcaacgaaaaatttccctcggCCCCAAATCCGCGTCCCTGTGGAGCCCCACCATCCGAATAACATGATACCGTGCCAGAGCTCGATGTTACGATACTGCATAAATCACGAATTGGTTTTAACGAACAAATTTCGATCTAGGGCACTGGGGGAGGTGTTTGATTCTACTCtcgttataaataattattactgGTGGACATGGGAATGAGATCTGTGTGTTAATCGGGGTATTTATCGCCACTTTGATGTGCAATTGGGAAAATAATTGgaacgatgattttttttggaactaCTTGATGACAAAACGTTGACAGAGGgtgagattaaaaaataaatattattttggggCGTCTTTTAGATAGTcctatttgtttataattatattctttttttcttaatgtcggtattgatgaaaatttcgtaATTGGACGCGAAAAATTCCGTCAAATTTTTAACTAAAATGACGATTTCTTCCAATTCCAAACGTGAATTCTCGCTCAGGAACTTCTTCTACTCAAATTCAGAGAATATTACCAGGAAATAAATCCTATGAAGTGAAGCAAAATTAAATATACAATAAACTATGCACGATAGCACAAAATTATGTGGAAAAATCCTTTTGTTGAAGGTACGATTACGGGagtttttcacgatttttttcaaacacttCTCCTCACGTACGGTAATTATTCCCGAGCACAACGACAGTTGTTCCCCGAGTTCCTTCATCCCCATGTGCAATATGCCCTCGTTACACCCGATCTCAATGGCCTTATGCAATAGACCAAGAAAGAACAACAGAGAAAGCAATAACCGAGAGTTTGTGCGAGGAAGGGCCTCCGGTAAGACCAACGCCTCCAACTGTCGTACGAAATAACGTTCACTTTCCACCTATATATTTATTCAGTGATGTCTCACGTGACGCTGGAGTACATTCTGGGGTGCTCACAGAGCTTTAATAAACCAACTCCCTTACGTTTTTACGTGTCGTAAATCTCCCACCCAGAAGTAGGTGCATCATTTCATTTTCGTGAAACGAGAAAACACGAGTTTCCTCTCAAGACGGGAAAATCCATCGGGGTTTTTCTTCATTGCATCatgactttttcatttttattgaaaaatcttgCACCACCTGTCGGCCGTGAGAGAGAAATCtgtgatttattttatatttacacGGATTTGAACGGACTTTGGtgtattttttggaaaataacaGATTTTTCCCGCACTTTTCACAATTTTGGgggaaattttcgataaaatgcGCAGGACCAACTGTATATATCATAGCATatgatataatatataatatagtgTGCAATATGGCACATAGTATAGTATATATATATGGTATAGTGAGAGAGTAATTCGCACgagtcataaataaattatttatcactcCATCGATCCGAATCGAGAAAAACTGTGAAGTCGTTCAATAATCGATCCTCTCATGGTACCAGAAACTAATATAATaatgacaaataaaaatcgaattgTCCTTTTTTAAGGCAGGAAAATAGTTCAAGTATCCTCTCcgagaaatattaaattctcGATCACTAATTTCTGAATTCAATATCATCtcatgaaaaatcggaaagttCAATTTTCCTGACACTATTGATCAACTAATTCTCCCCGTGATCACTCGCAGAGACactccaatcaattttcccCCATCTTCCCTAGAAAACTAGTAATTGACACAGGTGCAACCGAGTATGACGAATCGGTGGGCTTTACCCCTCCGTCCAAAATTTATCGTTCTCCTGATGGATTGACGATTGTTAACATGACACAATTGATCGATCGATGAAGAAATCACCCctgattgttgaatttttttattattttttccccaggATACAATGCTCCAACAGTGGAGGTAGAGCCCCGGGAAAAGGCAATCGTAAAAGTTGGCGACCGACTGGCAGTGATGTGCAGAATCGGCGTGCCATTGGCAGGATGTAGGGTGGAGATACCTGGGGTACCGTCCATTATTCTCAAACCGAACCAACCGTCCGACGACGGCATCAGCTACGATGGACTTGGGTATGAGAGTGGACAGTGTGGTGTCACCATTGACAATGTCAAGGACAGTTTTCACGGGGATTTCAAGTGCGCACTTCAACCTGTGGACAGCAGGAGTGAGACCATTGGAACACTCAAGATCATCGTCGCCAGTGAGTATTGTCTTAATTCGATTATCAATTTTGTGCTGATTGTGAGGGATAAAACGATCAGAAATTCGGTCTCAAACAAACTAAAATAAtctccaataaattattttaacaaaTTTATGTAGAATTGATGTTGTTATCTCTCTGAAACGTGAAATATCTTCAGGGAAAACGAACATTTAAGATGAATTTCTCTGAACAAATAGCTTCACTTTACTAATTAATTCCTCCTCCCACAGACGTCTCATTAACAATTCACACCCAAGAAGTttattgtcattgaaaataacaATACATTTCCAAACTCCCCCGGGGAAGTCAAAACCTCGTATTATTTTAATGAGTGCATAACTGTTCGAATGAACTTTCCAGAGCCACCGCCAAACAGGCCAGAGCTCATCTTGAGTCAGGCACCTGGAGAGAGATACAAGAAAGGAGACAGAATTGAGATGAGCTGTAGCGCCCTGGCTGGACGACCCAGTGCCACCGTCAGCCTCTTCCTCAGTAAGTTTCCACACTTCAGTCAACCAGTCACCCCTAAAGTTTAATTTCAACTTGCCAAGCGTCTAATTCAATACGATTTCCTTCCAGACAATGAGACACTCTCACGACACAATTCCCGTTCCGGTTACAACACTAACGAAGATTCGATGTCCGTGGTTAATGCATCTCGTATTCTCGATTGGAGCGATAATGGAAAATGGGTTCGTTGTGTCGCCGAACACATTGCATTGGATGTGCCCATGGAAGTTCAGAGGCAGCTGCAAGTTTTGTGTGAGTAGATCGAttgaatcgattttttataattccagATTCAATATATCAGATAAAAACCGACGAAGTCGTAATCTCgagctaaaaaaattatccacaaatattttttcaatgatttcagACCCACCCCAGGAACAACCAACAATCGAACGTTTCGGTTACGTAATCGGCCGTCCAGGAATCATAAACGCAACGGTTTACGCAAATCCAAAGCCAAATTTCGTCTGGAAAGTAGGTGATGAGGAAATTACTGAAGGAAGAACTGATCAAAGCCAACGTCTGCAAACCACAACAGCAAGGGAAACGGTAAATGCAAGAAACGAGTCTAATTCACGATTCCCGAAGGATATTACGTATTCCTGGAAGCAATTTAATAGAGAAATTTATCTCGTTGGCTATTCGGTAACAGTTGGAGACTGGAAACAAATGTAATAATTCCCTAGTTCTGGAGTACATGGAGGTTGGAGTCCTCAATTTAGAGGGACTTTGTGCTGGTGCACAAGTGAATCGTAATTtgagttttgttggaaatccTTTGACTGGGGAAAAGGGCGAATTTAACTGGAGTGGAGTCTTTGGTGCATTCCATTCAATGTCGTTTTAGTTCTGTATATTTGAAGATTTAGAAGATTGAAGTGTCTTcggataatgaaattttcaattctactgaggataaagagaaaaatgtttGATTCTTTCCTTttcgaataaatatttaatattaaatcaCTAATGAGTGGATAGAATAGAATTTAaagattcaattttcatttggttCCGGAGCTTCCATTCCAAAGGAAAATAACTCacgtgaaggaaaaaaataaaaactccaCATTTAACTcgtcataattaattaattttttgggtaCGCAGAGACCAGGACAGTGGTACGTAGAGTTGAAAATCGACAGTGTCCAGAAGACCGACACCGAGAAATTTTACGTACTGGAAGCACGAAATCCCGAGGGTACAACAAAATACCACTTCCGACTCTCCACATCACCCGAACCCGaaggtaattttttcaacatttttttgcacAAATTCATCAGAAATCTGTGTGAAGTGCTTTGTAAAATTACCATGAAAACACGTACACCATCGAACATTTTTCCTTCACAAACTACTCCATCACCATCAACACGCCATATCAGCATTAACTCTGTGATCACGTGACATcacgaattttcattttttggtaAATTGTCTAACGCTAAATATCTTCACCGCATGCTCTCACGCAGGAGCGCTCGTACACCTCTATGGTAAGCTCTCCGACATTTCGCACGCACTAGGTAAATGTTATTTCtgcattatttcaatttaaaatgaacaatataataatagaatggaataaaaaatttcttgtgCATAAAACCAAAAGCTTCCAACACTGTTGAATGTTTCCAGAGGCAATTACTTGTGccaattatgaattaattaaataataattcattgcaAATGAATCCGTTGAAAATCTGCAATTgttcataaaatttaatttttaacggTGTTGGATCAACGAATTTTTGGTTCTAAGCACCTGATATCAATATCGAATAtacacctagaaaaaaaaattgattctgctgaaaatatattcatttttaactccgtacaaataaataatttcttatGAGTGttttaaagtaaaaaatttgcgcagattattcattttctgggcagagtaattttttttttcttggtagAAAGGCTATCACATTAATAACAAGCAAAACCTCATTGGAGTATTCCCTCTATAATTCAAGTTCTCCTATTCCCGAATGATAtcagtggaaaattatttcaaaaatccaGTGGCTCGGGGGCAAAATCCTAGCATTACTGTGCCCTCATACCCATAATCGGATACTGCGGACAGAATCTCGGAAAAGATGAGAAGggaaaatggagaataaaCTCATTAAAAAGTTATTCGTCATTCAGAAAACTCGATGGGAATCTGCATCTcagttttaacaaaaaaaaaataataaagttgATACCATGAAGTTATTCGGATGAAAAAGTTTCAATGGCTTTAGTGAATTCAACGCTTATGTGCCAGATATTATTCGTATTAACATTTATGGGAATTTTAATCGGTTTCGATTGTTATCGTTATCTCTCTGAATATTTCTTACGAATTTTACTCATCTCGCGGATTCATTCCCACCATAAAATTCCATTCGATGGTTATTCACTCACACTGATAATGAATTCAAATATCTGACGTATCATTATTTCTCCCAGGTTTGGATCTCGACGCGGGCTTCATAATTGGAATCGTCGTTGGAATTTTGGTGCTCCTTCTTCTCATTTCCCTCATTATTTTTGCCCGCGCGACTGGTCGTTGGTGCTTCGCAGGTGAGTCTCAtcacaacaataataattaaacatatttttaattttattgaaaagggagaaaagaggaaaaaaaaaacccttccAATTATCTCCCAACTGTTCCCCCGAACGATCCCCCTGGCATTATCCCGCatccccccttcccctccaaAAAAATACGTTTGGAAAAGTCAGTCGAGCCAattcccattaaaaaaaatccaaacatCCATATGGAAAATCCCcgcagcaataaaaaaaaatcaatgcacTCCCTAAAAATATTCGCGTTGATTAccaaatgcgaaaaaaaaattaacggtCATCATTATTTTGGTAAGTCATgtgtaaacaaaaaaaacaaatactgTCTTGTATGTTGTGCGGCTACAACGAAAATAGGACAGCATGCAAGTCGGGCCAAGTAAAGATTACGGAGACACGACACCATAAACCATGCGTATCCGTACTCTAGGCATGAAACTGTCCAGGGGTAAGTCAGCCTCGACAGACGATGATGAAAACAGCCCCCATTGCGTTATCCCACATCACAATGTTTCGTCATTCATTTCCTGGACTATTGATagatgatttttcatgatttttcccacaacgaacgaaaaaaaaattcttccaggAATGAAGATCCcgttgataatatttttatcataaaaaaatcaactggagactttatgatgaataatattttaatgttaatattattaatattaagatattattttatattcggGCGTGAACTTGATTTTGGAAAGCATTCATTAAGGTTGTTGTCGTGCCCACCTCATTGAAtacaatcaaaaaaaaattaaacgattGACTGCTTTGCtttcgaaaaataatcacaggaagttcttcataaatttacataattaagaatattacaatggaaaaaatatatatttacagAGACTGTCCCACGACCACAACCTTGCCTCGATGTCATTCATAATATCATTAGTTTTCAGCCCCGAAAATGATCGTAATCATTCcgtcatttccctcccccagCATGGCCACTAGTGTAACCCCTCAGTGCTGtttacataaaataaatagaactTTAGATTCAAATTTACCGAACCCGCATGGAAACGTTGTTGCATGCATCGACTCCCTGCTTTCCTATATATTTCACTAGAGGAGTAATCGTATGAGGAATAGATGAAGAATCCACCACGAGTTGTCATTCGTTgtgttttcaaaattaataaatgtgaCAAGCAACCCTTAACGATCGGCGAAGGCAAGTGTGGTTGAGCTTTCAAACGATGAAATTCATCGCTGTCATGATAAAAATCCACTCATCGCATttctttcataattatttgcgAAAATCTTTTTCACAAAATGCATTTTTATGAGTCAGTTGTAGCTCGAGCATGTGAATACTCTTCCATTACTTACCAGCATCGATGTGCATCACTGTCGGatacactattttttttaattgaaatttcactgatattcaaataatttttttaataaatagagtGAAATTAAAGTCTATTTGACCTGAAAAAATATACGATATGATATATCATACGATACAtgatattttcacattttgcGAAACATTCAATGGAATTTGTAATTTTCGAGGTACAAGATCACGaggaattaacaattaaattcaccaaattttcacgattttacGGAGCGGaagaatttctaattttcatcagcgaaattccttgaaatttcagtGCATGGGAATTCCACCGAAATAGTATTAACAGTGTTTTTTGTTAGTTCTCATaagataaaatattgaatataccCCACAACCACGCGATAAACGCACAAACTCATCACAATTTCCACATCTCACGATCGATCCTCAAATTAGAAACCAGTGGGGTAGAATGGACacctctaatttttttctaaaacttCAATAATCTATTGAAATTCACACGACTTATAAAATCGTCACCAAACGTATTTTCtccggaattttccacgaCGACGTGCGTAAATCGCCTTTTACTGCACTAATTACTGTAAAACCATTACACgtgtccattttgccccacccTCCTGCATTAAGATCTCGCATGATACCTTCGACTGCATCAAACCCGCACCAACATCCACAATAGCAATTCCACAGcaaaaaagtagaaaaaataatagaaaaaaaattgataaaaccaCAAAATTACGCAATTATCACTTGACACACGCATTTGCCTTGACCGATGGTGGCGTTGCTTGTTGCAGCGAGACGTCGCGGTGACGAGGAGGCTGCAGGTGGAGCGGGTGCAGGAAGTGAAGCTCACATAACAcctggtgatgatgatgatgaccaCGAGGATCCACACattatcgatgaaaaaataccCCACGGCCAGGAGAATCCTATCCACGCGAGCACCGAATACGTTAACGGACGCAACGACATTAAGGATGTACAGAGGAAGGACGGGAAGACAGACACACCAGtgtaaatgattaaaaatataaattgaaagaGTCCCTCAAGCCCCCTTACCCCTCACTGTCATCGCACTCGCCactgaacaatttttattaaataacggAGTGCACTGAAGATCAAtctcatttttgtttttcaattgagATACGACTCCGGAGATTAGAAAATTACGATAGATTTAATTATGTCATCGTGCACTGACTGATTCGGTGATGAAGGATCAGGAGTGTAGGGTGATCAGTAGGATAATGGAAGAATGTACACTGGGAGGATGATAATCGAGCAGTAGATAGATACTCGGTATGGTCAGACATGTTAATCAGGAGTAACTGCAGTTTAAAGAGTAAtcgaatactttttttttttattcacttgcgAGGCTAATGTGGCAACTGTTCTTATTTGTAGAGtgggaaaatattcaattgatgAAACCAGTGCTCAGGAAATTCTGACGGAGTTCGTGTGGAATTTTATGTGGGTCGAGTCGAGGGGTTGTTCGgctttaaacaaattttttacgagcattttccgatttttctttaattaacaagatgttctctatttttttgaatagtTTAATCGCTTCACAcactcgatattttttatttaaaatacgagaaaatattttggaacATTCGTGAAATGGAATTCTCAGTTCAAAAAGGAAATGAGGGTGAGTTTCATAGACACTGACTTTTATACTAAGACATACCTGTCTGAATCATCACGGAcagttgcataattttttattgaattgacaatgaataacaaatggaatttttcattagaatAGTTCTGGATATCTTATAAGAATCGGAGTTCTGCTGAAagattccattttttattcgctAATTTCGGGGGACATCCGTTGGGAATTCCGTGGAATTTCTTGAGAAAAACACCAGGTTTATCTGctgaattttttcacacaaatATACACGTGTTGGATTTATCAGAGCCATCGCATATTTATTACTAATTTCCTAATGAATTTTCCTTGCCAATGGCATCTCCGAGCCTCCGTATGATCTAGTGCTACATGCCTcagagaatttcatttttattttcaagtacGAAATTCTCAAACATTCCTTCCATTCGTTCTATCTAGCACTttcttattttcacttttgcctttaggtttttttttcttcacattaGATTTTAAGGGTTTCGGGGCACcagattttgatgaaattcctTTGAATCTCTTTAGTTTGAAACCTGCCTTAACTAAATTACTCAAACACCTGACGATTgtcatgttttattttttatttcttaggAGTAGATACCACTTATTCTTCAACGTGTGTTTAaatagtttaattatttatttttcgtgaTGAGACAAGTAATGGTTTTGTAGTATCATTTGTAATACGTTTTATACCGAATTTTTGATAGCCGAATCACTTACGGACTGATAAATATATCAGATCTCCTTTTTCttctaaaaattattgaaaacaattttgtaTGTTCTTTGTAATTGTAATCGAGAACACTTGTCGACGAAAATACAATACATTCCACAACGTAACGAAGTAgagttgaatgtttttttttttttttcatttttaatacaTTTACGTTCCCCCTCAGTCGTTTATTCCAGAATTTTCATTGTGATTGCTCTGTTATATTCGTTATAACACATGCACGCAATCCCAACAAATACGGAAGTCATAATTAGCATAACACGTTCATTCACCTAATGAACACAAATGATGATAAATTACAGTTATCGTTGGAATAATAAAGACTcaattgtaataaattttatcagtgaatttttaaaaacaatttttcaatgacaattcATCACGAATTtatcatattaaaaaattttcactttattACTTCGACAATAATCATCATTTGTACTTTTGTAAAcgtatttttaattgtcatCAACTCCAAGTCGATTGAGAAAAGTTCAAATTCTCGTTCCTCatcagcaatatttttttgaaaataaatttctttaaTCAATAGGTGATTCATAAATGTCGGAAATTTAATGGAGGGAATATACACGTTAGATCTCGGACATGAGCTCCTTCTTTTATGTATTCATCAATTCTTAATTAAAGAGAGTTCTTAATTAACTCGTCCTGTCGAATTCCCCATTAACTGCGTGTTgtatatattaaatatatataaataaatatattataaatacTGTGGTAAGatggataaaaatgaaaaagaaaataacgaaaaaaaaaattgaataaaaatagtgaatgaattatgataattataaatgtGTCGAAGGCACTTGGCTTGCAATCTATTACCGGCATTCATACCTTGCATTCCAATTGCCGAAGGACCTGTCGTTATTCCATATTtaaacagagaaaaaaaaaatattgattgaacAAAAATACAACAGAGTACAGATGTGAAAATTACGACGATTATTTAAACTGTTGAATTTAACTGAACAACTTGTCAACACCTTGAGAGTTTTAAATGTTTcatatattataaaaaaataaatagataaatcGTCGATGATTATTTACCATTGG comes from Diachasmimorpha longicaudata isolate KC_UGA_2023 chromosome 12, iyDiaLong2, whole genome shotgun sequence and encodes:
- the LOC135168071 gene encoding fasciclin-3 isoform X3, with amino-acid sequence MERLRGNAKMILWSCFFVAVAVSVQGYNAPTVEVEPREKAIVKVGDRLAVMCRIGVPLAGCRVEIPGVPSIILKPNQPSDDGISYDGLGYESGQCGVTIDNVKDSFHGDFKCALQPVDSRSETIGTLKIIVAKPPPNRPELILSQAPGERYKKGDRIEMSCSALAGRPSATVSLFLNNETLSRHNSRSGYNTNEDSMSVVNASRILDWSDNGKWVRCVAEHIALDVPMEVQRQLQVLYPPQEQPTIERFGYVIGRPGIINATVYANPKPNFVWKVGDEEITEGRTDQSQRLQTTTARETRPGQWYVELKIDSVQKTDTEKFYVLEARNPEGTTKYHFRLSTSPEPEGLDLDAGFIIGIVVGILVLLLLISLIIFARATGRWCFAGGSSTRNIGESDTESAGRYSRSETDGSSGRPRRPRIMLSQLFKRNKDKVAGSDTDTMRTVVTVDDEKTPESADVTQKSQTAEGGLVYAELDLTQREVTPPRRVSEDKTEYAEILYTKTEKDNEESTDKK
- the LOC135168071 gene encoding fasciclin-3 isoform X4, translated to MERLRGNAKMILWSCFFVAVAVSVQGYNAPTVEVEPREKAIVKVGDRLAVMCRIGVPLAGCRVEIPGVPSIILKPNQPSDDGISYDGLGYESGQCGVTIDNVKDSFHGDFKCALQPVDSRSETIGTLKIIVAKPPPNRPELILSQAPGERYKKGDRIEMSCSALAGRPSATVSLFLNNETLSRHNSRSGYNTNEDSMSVVNASRILDWSDNGKWVRCVAEHIALDVPMEVQRQLQVLYPPQEQPTIERFGYVIGRPGIINATVYANPKPNFVWKVGDEEITEGRTDQSQRLQTTTARETRPGQWYVELKIDSVQKTDTEKFYVLEARNPEGTTKYHFRLSTSPEPEGLDLDAGFIIGIVVGILVLLLLISLIIFARATGRWCFAARRRGDEEAAGGAGAGSEAHITPGDDDDDHEDPHIIDEKIPHGQENPIHASTEYVNGRNDIKDVQRKDGKTDTPV
- the LOC135168071 gene encoding fasciclin-3 isoform X1, which translates into the protein MERLRGNAKMILWSCFFVAVAVSVQGYNAPTVEVEPREKAIVKVGDRLAVMCRIGVPLAGCRVEIPGVPSIILKPNQPSDDGISYDGLGYESGQCGVTIDNVKDSFHGDFKCALQPVDSRSETIGTLKIIVAKPPPNRPELILSQAPGERYKKGDRIEMSCSALAGRPSATVSLFLNNETLSRHNSRSGYNTNEDSMSVVNASRILDWSDNGKWVRCVAEHIALDVPMEVQRQLQVLYPPQEQPTIERFGYVIGRPGIINATVYANPKPNFVWKVGDEEITEGRTDQSQRLQTTTARETRPGQWYVELKIDSVQKTDTEKFYVLEARNPEGTTKYHFRLSTSPEPEGLDLDAGFIIGIVVGILVLLLLISLIIFARATGRWCFAGGSSTRNIGESDIGDPAASIRLLRFYKPKTGDATSGQRSDTESAGRYSRSETDGSSGRPRRPRIMLSQLFKRNKDKVAGSDTDTMRTVVTVDDEKTPESADVTQKSQTAEGGLVYAELDLTQREVTPPRRVSEDKTEYAEILYTKTEKDNEESTDKK
- the LOC135168071 gene encoding fasciclin-3 isoform X2, translating into MERLRGNAKMILWSCFFVAVAVSVQGYNAPTVEVEPREKAIVKVGDRLAVMCRIGVPLAGCRVEIPGVPSIILKPNQPSDDGISYDGLGYESGQCGVTIDNVKDSFHGDFKCALQPVDSRSETIGTLKIIVAKPPPNRPELILSQAPGERYKKGDRIEMSCSALAGRPSATVSLFLNNETLSRHNSRSGYNTNEDSMSVVNASRILDWSDNGKWVRCVAEHIALDVPMEVQRQLQVLYPPQEQPTIERFGYVIGRPGIINATVYANPKPNFVWKVGDEEITEGRTDQSQRLQTTTARETRPGQWYVELKIDSVQKTDTEKFYVLEARNPEGTTKYHFRLSTSPEPEGLDLDAGFIIGIVVGILVLLLLISLIIFARATGRWCFAGGSSTRNIGESSDTESAGRYSRSETDGSSGRPRRPRIMLSQLFKRNKDKVAGSDTDTMRTVVTVDDEKTPESADVTQKSQTAEGGLVYAELDLTQREVTPPRRVSEDKTEYAEILYTKTEKDNEESTDKK